One segment of Poecile atricapillus isolate bPoeAtr1 chromosome 35, bPoeAtr1.hap1, whole genome shotgun sequence DNA contains the following:
- the MFSD5 gene encoding molybdate-anion transporter: MFLLPCSALALLLLTFLALEPPPRRPSPSNPAFCRFQREFLLGYLPALAADWLQGPLLFQLLHSRGFLRSQIAALYSCGFASNVTFGLVSGVFVDRLGRKKSCVLSLGLCSVSCLLQLSRDFLALAAGRVLAGLGTSLLFSAFESWYIHEHLERHDFPAEWIPNTFSRVALWNSGLAMAAGLVAELVAEGLALGPVAPFLVAVPFLALSGIFAGKNWDENYGKSRPCGKACGEGLRGLLSDPRVLLLGLVQALVESILLIFAFLWTPVLEPHGIPLGIAFSGFMAASAVGSALFRRGVTGRLRLQPLQLLPSSVLLLGLALLVLALPLYPPCDFLAVLVLQLSCGIYFPAMAFLRRRMERGGDAAGGARWLRMPLGLGVSLVLPALPGDPMGTRGVFGAAALAALVALGAAGGVLGTTRGDEGLKVGDEGLLEGDTGE; this comes from the coding sequence atgTTTCTGCTTCCTTGCTCtgcccttgccctcctcctgcTTACCTTCCTGGCTCTGGAGCCACCCCCACGCCGCCCCTCACCCTCCAACCCTGCATTCTGCCGCTTCCAGCgggaattcctgctgggataTCTCCCGGCGCTGGCTGCGGACTGGCTGCAGGGCCcactgctgttccagctgctgcatAGCCGAGGCTTCCTGCGCAGCCAGATCGCTGCGCTCTACTCCTGCGGCTTTGCCTCCAACGTCACCTTTGGCCTTGTCTCTGGAGTTTTTGTGGATCGGCTTGGCCGGAAAAAGTCCTGTGTGTTGTCCTTGGGGCTGTGCTCCGTGTCgtgcctgctgcagctctcccgGGATTTCCTGGCACTGGCAGCTGGCCGGGTCCTGGCGGGGCTCGGcacctctctgctcttctctgcctTTGAGTCGTGGTACATCCATGAGCACCTGGAGCGCCATGACTTCCCAGCCGAGTGGATTCCCAACACCTTCTCCCGCGTGGCCCTCTGGAACAGTGGCCTGGCCATGGCAGCTGGCCTGGTAGCCGAGCTGGTGGCTGAGGGGCTGGCGCTGGGCCCTGTGGCCCCATTCCTGGTGGCTGTGCCCTTCCTGGCGCTCTCAGGGATctttgctgggaaaaactgggatgaGAACTATGGGAAGAGCCGGCCCTGCGGTAAGGCCTGTGGAGAAGGCCTTCGGGGCCTCCTATCTGACCCAcgggtgctgctcctggggctggtcCAGGCCCTCGTGGAGAGCATCCTCCTCATCTTTGCCTTCCTTTGGACACCTGTCCTGGAGCCGCATGGGATCCCACTGGGAATTGCCTTCTCGGGATTCATGgctgccagtgctgtgggctCAGCCCTGTTCCGGCGCGGAGTCACTGGGAGGCTCCGGCTGCAGccgctgcagctcctgcccagctctgttCTACTCCTGGGGCTGGCTCTTCTggtcctggcactgccactgtaCCCCCCCTGTGACTTCCTTGCCGTGCTtgtgctccagctctcctgtggGATTTACTTCCCAGCCATGGCATTCCTGCGGCGCCGGATGGAGCGGGGAGGGGATGCGGCAGGAGGAGCACGGTGGCTGCGGATGCCCCTTGGCCTGGGGGTGTCActggtgctgccagcactgcctggggaccccatggggacacggggggtgtTTGGGGCCGCGGCCCTAGcggcactggtggcactgggggcagctgggggggtcctgggcaCCACCCGTGGGGATGAGGGGCTGAAGGTAGGGGACGAGGGGCTGCTtgagggggacactggggagtGA
- the SPRYD3 gene encoding SPRY domain-containing protein 3 isoform X2, with product MEGVGPLVPQLAPADPGDPGGAGGPGPGPGPGPALPGTRPTHPGGRGHPQVSIVDSGVRGTIAVGLVPHCHSLEHPPGWGPGSVAYHADDGKLYSGRAKGRQFGSKCSSGDRIGCGVERGSFGAPPAQVFFTKNGQRVGGLGVPLSPPGLFPAVGLHSLGEEVRLHLPPPGPPEDEGGAMLVDSLEEEWGRLHDVRLCGSVLEYVGKGKSIVDVGLAQTRRPLSPRSHYFELEILDPGEKCYIALGVARKDYPKNRHPGWSRGSVAYHADDGKLFHGSGVGDPFGPRCYKGDVMGCGIMFPRDYGRDSEGDSDDASEPPEVKVKVRNVMYLEEEEEEEEEEEEEEDGEDMEQEGRKVVVFFTRNGTVVGRREVGVPPGGLFPTVGMLSTGERVKVDLHPLSG from the exons ATGGAGGGGGTGGGACCCCTG GTTCCTCAACTGGCGCCGGCGGATCCGGGAGATCCGGGAGGTGCGGGAgggccgggaccgggaccgggaccggggccTGCGCTGCCAGGAACGCGCCCGACACATCCTGGTGGACGGGGACACCCTCAG GTGTCCATCGTGGACAGCGGGGTCCGCGGCACCATCGCCGTGGGGCTGGTCCCGCACTGCCACAGCCTCGAGCACCCCCCGGGATGGGGGCCTGGCTCTGTCGCCTACCACGCCGATGATGGAAA GCTCTACAGTGGCCGGGCCAAGGGGCGCCAGTTCGGCTCCAAGTGCAGTTCTGGGGACCGGATCGGCTGCGGCGTCGAGAGGGGCTCGTTTggggcacccccagcccaggtTTTCTTCACCAAGAATGGCCAGAGG GTGGGAGGTCTGGGGGTGCCACTGTCGCCCCCggggctgttcccagctgtgGGGCTGCACTCGCTGGGGGAGGAGGTTCGGCTGCATCTGCCACCACCCGGTCCCCCCGAGGATGAGGGGGGCGCGATGCTGGTGGACAGCCTGGAGGAGGAGTGGGGGAGGCTCCATGACGTGCGGCTCTGCGGCTCC GTGTTGGAATACGTGGGGAAAGGGAAGAGCATCGTGGATGTGGGGCTGGCCCAGACCCGGCGGCCGCTCAGCCCCCGCAGCCACTACTTCGAGCTGGAGATCCTGGACCCGGGCGAGAAGTGCTACATCGCCTTGGGCGTGGCCAGGAAG gATTACCCCAAAAATCGTCACCCCGGCTGGAGCAGGGGCTCGGTGGCCTATCATGCGG ATGACGGAAAGCTGTTCCATGGCAGCGGGGTGGGGGATCCCTTTGGCCCCCGCTGCTACAAGGGCGACGTGATGGGCTGTGGGATCATGTTCCCTCGGGATTACGGCCGGGACAGCGAAG GTGACAGCGATGATGCCTCGGAGCCCCCTGAGGTGAAGGTGAAGGTGCGCAATGTGATGtacctggaggaggaggaggaggaagaggaagaggaggaggaagaagaggatggGGAGGACATggagcaggaaggcaggaaagtCGTG GTGTTCTTCACGCGGAATGGGACAGTCGTGGGGCGTAGGGAGGTTGGGGTCCCCCCTGGGGGTCTCTTCCCCACCGTGGGGATGCTCAGCACTGGCGAGAGGGTCAAGGTGGACCTGCACCCTCTGAGCGGATAA
- the SPRYD3 gene encoding SPRY domain-containing protein 3 isoform X1: MDDLNLHFRFLNWRRRIREIREVREGRDRDRDRGLRCQERARHILVDGDTLSYRGPSGEVGCYVAPRPLTRDNNYFEVSIVDSGVRGTIAVGLVPHCHSLEHPPGWGPGSVAYHADDGKLYSGRAKGRQFGSKCSSGDRIGCGVERGSFGAPPAQVFFTKNGQRVGGLGVPLSPPGLFPAVGLHSLGEEVRLHLPPPGPPEDEGGAMLVDSLEEEWGRLHDVRLCGSVLEYVGKGKSIVDVGLAQTRRPLSPRSHYFELEILDPGEKCYIALGVARKDYPKNRHPGWSRGSVAYHADDGKLFHGSGVGDPFGPRCYKGDVMGCGIMFPRDYGRDSEGDSDDASEPPEVKVKVRNVMYLEEEEEEEEEEEEEEDGEDMEQEGRKVVVFFTRNGTVVGRREVGVPPGGLFPTVGMLSTGERVKVDLHPLSG, translated from the exons ATGGATGACCTGAACCTGCACTTCAGGTTCCTCAACTGGCGCCGGCGGATCCGGGAGATCCGGGAGGTGCGGGAgggccgggaccgggaccgggaccggggccTGCGCTGCCAGGAACGCGCCCGACACATCCTGGTGGACGGGGACACCCTCAG CTACCGCGGCCCCTCGGGCGAGGTCGGCTGTTACGTGGCCCCGCGGCCACTGACCCGTGACAACAACTACTTCGAG GTGTCCATCGTGGACAGCGGGGTCCGCGGCACCATCGCCGTGGGGCTGGTCCCGCACTGCCACAGCCTCGAGCACCCCCCGGGATGGGGGCCTGGCTCTGTCGCCTACCACGCCGATGATGGAAA GCTCTACAGTGGCCGGGCCAAGGGGCGCCAGTTCGGCTCCAAGTGCAGTTCTGGGGACCGGATCGGCTGCGGCGTCGAGAGGGGCTCGTTTggggcacccccagcccaggtTTTCTTCACCAAGAATGGCCAGAGG GTGGGAGGTCTGGGGGTGCCACTGTCGCCCCCggggctgttcccagctgtgGGGCTGCACTCGCTGGGGGAGGAGGTTCGGCTGCATCTGCCACCACCCGGTCCCCCCGAGGATGAGGGGGGCGCGATGCTGGTGGACAGCCTGGAGGAGGAGTGGGGGAGGCTCCATGACGTGCGGCTCTGCGGCTCC GTGTTGGAATACGTGGGGAAAGGGAAGAGCATCGTGGATGTGGGGCTGGCCCAGACCCGGCGGCCGCTCAGCCCCCGCAGCCACTACTTCGAGCTGGAGATCCTGGACCCGGGCGAGAAGTGCTACATCGCCTTGGGCGTGGCCAGGAAG gATTACCCCAAAAATCGTCACCCCGGCTGGAGCAGGGGCTCGGTGGCCTATCATGCGG ATGACGGAAAGCTGTTCCATGGCAGCGGGGTGGGGGATCCCTTTGGCCCCCGCTGCTACAAGGGCGACGTGATGGGCTGTGGGATCATGTTCCCTCGGGATTACGGCCGGGACAGCGAAG GTGACAGCGATGATGCCTCGGAGCCCCCTGAGGTGAAGGTGAAGGTGCGCAATGTGATGtacctggaggaggaggaggaggaagaggaagaggaggaggaagaagaggatggGGAGGACATggagcaggaaggcaggaaagtCGTG GTGTTCTTCACGCGGAATGGGACAGTCGTGGGGCGTAGGGAGGTTGGGGTCCCCCCTGGGGGTCTCTTCCCCACCGTGGGGATGCTCAGCACTGGCGAGAGGGTCAAGGTGGACCTGCACCCTCTGAGCGGATAA